Genomic DNA from Brassica rapa cultivar Chiifu-401-42 chromosome A04, CAAS_Brap_v3.01, whole genome shotgun sequence:
AATTTCTCGTCCTTTTTTAACCACCTCCTAAGGTCTCTTCGCAGATACTCATTCACAGAAAGAGACCATGACTGTCGTCTCTCTGTTAGTCGCCTTCACCGTTCTTTCACTCTGTTTACACACTTCAACATCTGAGCTCCTACAGTTTCAGCTCTCCACCATATCATCAGCTGCACCTACGTTTTTGCCTGAAGCTCCTTCGAGTTTCTCAGCTTCACCTCTGGAGGCTATGTCTCCAGATATATCTCCTCTGTTCCCTACTCCAGGTTCAAGCGAAACGTCTCCTTCTCCGTCAGAATCTTTTGACATGCCGACAATCCCCTCGAGCCTTAGTCCACCAAATCCAGATGCCGTCTCTCCTGATCCTCTGCTTGACTCTTCTCCCGTGGGGTCTCCTCttccggcttcttcctctgtttctttgGTCTCGTCACCACTCTCTCTGCTTCTGGTCTTCCCCATGTTAATACTAGCTTTCTGCAGattctaataaaatattttgaaacagagtGTGAGAGAGTAAGCCCTCTTTGACATCTTGCTTGAAGAAAAAGATTCATAATGTATACTTTTTACTCTATGCTTGTTTATGGaactttatttttcttgtatAATTTAATACTACTATTGTTCGTGTGAGAAGGCTCTCTGCCATCTGGCCGGTGCAGTTGTTGCACTTGTAACAGTTGATAcaagttagaaattttaaaacaacactaaaaatcatagatttcagtatatagaacatttatcaaaaaatttaatattttttaatagagGTTTTAATGTATAATTGCATTTTGCACTAACATACGATGAATGTCAAAGATGTTTGAAGCTTTTTTTTCCTCTGTTTCTCTAAAGAATAACGATTTTAAAGTGGTTAACCAAACAATTTACAgcgtattatgaagttttactaaattaattgataaaaaatttaaaaaatgttcatataccataaaagagagtttaacatatattaatacaaatgtagaatgtatttagaaatttaaaaacaacacaaaagatcatagacttccgtatatagagcatttaccgaaaaactcaatattttcgtaagggttaacacataaattttgagaaaaattaaaaaatatgaaatattgttttaatgcatagttgcatcattcactaacatatgatgaaggtcaaagaggtttggaacttttgttgtctccgtttttctagaaattAGCGATTTTAtggtggttagtccaccaatttagggagtattatgcagttttactaaattaattaaaaaaaaataaaacgatgtccatgtaccatgaaagatagtttaatatacattaaaaggATGTGGTTGTTGAGAGACTCGCTGCCGCCAAGAAGTTTCTTGTAGCTCAAGTTAACGTCTAGGTAGTTGAATTTTACTCTGTTCTTTTAcagattttaaatttgaatCTAGAGAATGGTtcttacataattattatttttttctgagaGATGAAGCACAGAATTAAAGGGGAGGAAACAAGGGCCCTAAAGAGAATCGGTGGTTGTTTGAAGATCGTATTGGTCGATCAAGTCGAAGAGCTGGTCGCCGATACCGAAGCCGAGCATCCTGGCCATGTCGGAGGTCTTGAGCCGGGGCTTGGGGACAGCGTGACGTTTGAGCCATGGATAAACGACAAACACTTTGCTCATGACGAACAGCTCCAAGGCCTCGGGATTGAAAACCACACCCATCCTCAAGCTCATCTGGTGAGGGACCAGCATGGCGGCGTAACGAGCAAGCTCCCCGGCTCTCCAGTCAAGCAGGAGAGGAAGCCAAGGGTACATGGCATCCAGCCTTACGAACCACAGCCTTATGTCCGGATACTCCGAAAGCTCACGCGGATCCCCTGCGTCTTCTCTCCTGTAATTGATCGTGAATCCGATGCTCCGATCCAGATACTCTCTTGGATCAGctatatacatacacacaaaagaaaaatctaaTGCTTCATtccaaacatttttaaaaatgtgattGATTACCTGAGGAAGGTGAGGTAATGCCGGTGGCGGTCTGAAAGGGAGATAAGTCAAGCCGCTGAATTGAGTCGTTGTCTATGACTACTTCGTACCTGCCGCTCGTTGGAGGCATCGGAGGTTCCACTTTATCTGTATCTGCAATTTTCACACTTTTATTCTTATTCTTGTCTGAacaagtttattatatataatagtattattttggcaaaatttgaaaaaaaaaaaagagtaagtAAGTAGGTACCGTCGTGAGAGTCGAAGGCTGAGATGTCGAAATTGCCGGAAGGATTGAAGGCGACAGAGACAGATACATCCTTCTCTGCTTTCCTCCCTTTCACCCGCCATACCCCTGGCAACTTGACAGCAGCTGAAAACAGCGGAGAAGAAGTCGCCGAGGATGATGGGATAAGCCACGGGAGTATCCCTGCCTTTGCTGCCGCCATTGGACTACCAACTTCAaatgattctctctctctctgtcttatACATTTTGTGTGGTGTGGTCTctcctttctttcttcttttatcTTCTTCCTTTGGCCTTTTCTGTCTTTCTTACAGTATTGTCCTTCCTTCTCCTTTAATAAGCTTTGAATGCATTTCTTCTTCTAATCTAACATATAAATTATCCAATCATACCTACTATTAGTTATAGTTAAATGGCATCTAACTCTATGTACACTACTCTACTCATGTTAAACTAATTGCTGATTTATCCAAATGGCTATTTTCTTCCAGCTAGTAAATATACCTGccaaatttgtttattattttgtcTTCTAGGCAGAGCATCATAGCATAGGGTGGACTAAGTCCTTCAGCAGTTATAGCCCATTTATTGCTTCTCTCTTCAGCCCATATCGACGGTATAAGGATCCGTCTAACCCGCCCAACAATGAATTAGATTAATTAAAACTAATTACATTATAGGGGGATTTATTAAGACTATGGATTTTGACCAAATCAACATTTAGTTTAGTCCAAACTCccaaaaacttttcttttttctcgAAAAGGAACATTTAAtcgtaattaaaaaaaatgaaaggcGTTAATACCTTTTGGACTTTCAGAGTGGCCAAAGTGCGGTGATCAcggcaaacaaaaaaaaaagaagcttacTCCTACTAATTtgatttgataaattaattatttgttttacattGCGTAAAAAGGGGGAAAACGGAAAGCTTTATCGTAGTATAgggattaataatatttattattattgtatgtttcttctttttgttggtataaaaaaacacacacacaaaaatctTAGGTATTTGTACTTGGTtgtatatgatattttctttgaaCAAATGAAATATTTGCTAGTCAGTTACCAATATTTCCAGATTAAAcaacaagtaaaaaaaaacaagataaatttaTAGAAgtaacataaataaatacacAGGTTCAGTGCTATGGGATGCAAATGTATTTTATTTGTtgccaaataaataataatctataaaataaaaagagagggGGGGGGAGGCGATAGGATAACAgagacacacacatacatataTTCACTCCGCCGTCGAAGGCCAAACCCTAAATCCATTTCCTCTAAGAAAGAAAGGCATTTGGTTTGTGAGGTGTTGTCGATATCGAAACCCGAATCTGAGAGACATACCGAGTTCGATCCGAGTGGCGCTACATGTAAAAAGtttgcttcttttttcttttttaaattccTGCTGTGGATTCTTAGATCTAGAAGCTGTGTGTGTTGGAGATTAGATTAGGTGGGGAAGAGATCTTTAggttgtaataaaaaaaaggatGTCGTTCAAGAGTCTGATACAGGAGATGCGGGGAGAGCTAGGGAGTATTTCGAGGAAAGGATTCGGGTTTGGTAGATCCAGGTCTCAGCGCGTGGTTCAGGACTCTTGTGTAGTCCCTGTGGATGCTTTCAAGCAGAGCTGCTGGGCTACGATGCCCCCTGAGCTCCTCAGGGATGTCCTCGTGCGGATCGAGGCTTCCGAAGACACGTGGCCCTCTAGGAAGAATGTTGTTGCCTGCGCTGGTGTCTGCAGGAACTGGCGTGCTCTCGTCAAAGAGATCGTCAAAGTTCCTCAACTTTCCTCCAAACTCACTTTCCCAATCTCCCTCAAACAGCCCGGTCCCAGGGCATCTTCTTCGCTTCTTCAGTGCTATATCATCCGAAACCGCACCAATCAAACTTACCATCTCTACCTCGCCCTTAACCAAGGTCAATTCATAACACTTGCTTTGCTTTCTTTGTGAATAATAATAACAACACTGAAGAGTTTGCTCTCTTTatcttcttcagcttctgcttctAATGATGATGGAAAGTTCCTTCTTGCTGCCAAGAGGTTTCGGAGGCCAACTTGCACCGACTACATCATCTCCTTAAACTCTGATGATGTCTCCAGAGGAAGCTCTTCCTACATCGGAAAGCTTAGGTCtgtctgttttttttaaagtcaACTGCCTCCTCCTTTTTCATATATTCTGACTTTCCTTTTTTGCAGGTCTAACTTTCTTGGGACCAAGTTCACTGTCTACGATGCTCAGCCCACCAATCCTGGAGCTCAGGTTACCAGAACCCGTTCAACCAGACTTCTCTCTTTGAAACAAGTTAGCCCCAGAGTTCCCTCTGGCAACTATCCCGTCTCACATATCTCTTATGAGCTTAACGTCTTGGGCTCCAGGtgattctcttttctttttttattgagagaagaaaaaataagATTGTTACTCTCTAACACTTGTTGTTGTACCAGAGGACCGAGGAGGATGCAGTGTGTAATGGATGCCATCCCTGCATCAGCAGTAGAACCTGCAGGAACGGCTCCAACTCAGACCGAACTTGTCCACAGCAATCTCGATATGTTCCCCTCATTCTCCTTCTTCAGGTCTAAATCAGTTCGTTCAGAGAGTCTCCCCCAGCCTGCTCAAAAGGATGGGCTGCTTGTCCTCAAGAACAAAGCCCCCAGATGGCACGAACAGCTCCAGTGCTGGTGCCTCAACTTCAATGGGAGAGTCACTGTTGCTTCCGTCAAGAACTTCCAGCTCGTAGCTGCTCCTGAGAACGGACCTGCTGGACCTGAGCACGAGAACGTGATTCTCCAGTTTGGGAAAGTCGGCAAAGATGTGTTCACAATGGATTTCCAGT
This window encodes:
- the LOC103843206 gene encoding classical arabinogalactan protein 26 codes for the protein MTVVSLLVAFTVLSLCLHTSTSELLQFQLSTISSAAPTFLPEAPSSFSASPLEAMSPDISPLFPTPGSSETSPSPSESFDMPTIPSSLSPPNPDAVSPDPLLDSSPVGSPLPASSSVSLVSSPLSLLLVFPMLILAFCRF
- the LOC103843223 gene encoding protein CHLORORESPIRATORY REDUCTION 6, chloroplastic isoform X1, with amino-acid sequence MAAAKAGILPWLIPSSSATSSPLFSAAVKLPGVWRVKGRKAEKDVSVSVAFNPSGNFDISAFDSHDDTDKVEPPMPPTSGRYEVVIDNDSIQRLDLSPFQTATGITSPSSADPREYLDRSIGFTINYRREDAGDPRELSEYPDIRLWFVRLDAMYPWLPLLLDWRAGELARYAAMLVPHQMSLRMGVVFNPEALELFVMSKVFVVYPWLKRHAVPKPRLKTSDMARMLGFGIGDQLFDLIDQYDLQTTTDSL
- the LOC103843223 gene encoding protein CHLORORESPIRATORY REDUCTION 6, chloroplastic isoform X2; translation: MAAAKAGILPWLIPSSSATSSPLFSAAVKLPGVWRVKGRKAEKDVSVSVAFNPSGNFDISAFDSHDDKVEPPMPPTSGRYEVVIDNDSIQRLDLSPFQTATGITSPSSADPREYLDRSIGFTINYRREDAGDPRELSEYPDIRLWFVRLDAMYPWLPLLLDWRAGELARYAAMLVPHQMSLRMGVVFNPEALELFVMSKVFVVYPWLKRHAVPKPRLKTSDMARMLGFGIGDQLFDLIDQYDLQTTTDSL
- the LOC103843242 gene encoding tubby-like F-box protein 3, producing the protein MSFKSLIQEMRGELGSISRKGFGFGRSRSQRVVQDSCVVPVDAFKQSCWATMPPELLRDVLVRIEASEDTWPSRKNVVACAGVCRNWRALVKEIVKVPQLSSKLTFPISLKQPGPRASSSLLQCYIIRNRTNQTYHLYLALNQASASNDDGKFLLAAKRFRRPTCTDYIISLNSDDVSRGSSSYIGKLRSNFLGTKFTVYDAQPTNPGAQVTRTRSTRLLSLKQVSPRVPSGNYPVSHISYELNVLGSRGPRRMQCVMDAIPASAVEPAGTAPTQTELVHSNLDMFPSFSFFRSKSVRSESLPQPAQKDGLLVLKNKAPRWHEQLQCWCLNFNGRVTVASVKNFQLVAAPENGPAGPEHENVILQFGKVGKDVFTMDFQYPISAFQAFTICLSSFDTKIACE